From one Plasmodium malariae genome assembly, chromosome: 12 genomic stretch:
- the PmUG01_12015900 gene encoding conserved Plasmodium protein, unknown function, giving the protein MKLLYICDTRFHTFNSKEKKYIFKYMFYSLQDLLNNSKTRDIKFWLVCINLIDYSDVLNFSDPFDYENVKKAIDKISPYFYLNNEHSVVGSEVAVDPLLAFLKEHKNIAKIKKCDKAAIISSNVHIWDDKISELKIIGNILSESICEINFFNVMNGIIDATGKMQKISSELSKYSNFFFKNIELNKVNILQISKEILAIKFTVSITLSLKNQLLLKCEARPLIIEVGHEVYVSLNKLSVEFDIRAKALKDGISQHLIYGIPIFLSSPLLQEQNLISLSSLSKELYENEQVLILRSNINPTDLTMHEKEVRFLWVGTPMIKEEKTIALCLHGLATQETYSLTIEECSMDNEKTIDMIEDTTLKEMLHFLILIEEFNPLHYSNERLNYSSKFSRNSLIEYINKGKKFKIRKNKLTLLKNLTGDSANTKKEGTMLLAKKSDNIYRKDDFKKKKKIIDPRSLLLANMNKAFQKNII; this is encoded by the exons ATGAAACTTCTGTACATATGTGATACCAGATTTCACACATTTAACtcaaaagagaaaaaatacatatttaaatatatgttttattccTTGCAAGATTTGcttaataatagtaaaacaAGAGATATCAAATTCTGGCTCGTGTGCATAA ATCTAATCGATTATTCAGATGTTCTAAATTTTTCTGATCCGTTTGAttatgaaaatgtaaaaaaagcCATAGACAAAATATCCCCTTACTTCTACTTAAATAATGAGCACTCAGTAGTAGGAAGTGAAGTAGCTGTAGACCCCTTATTAGCCTTTTTAAAAGAACATAAAA ATATTGCAAAAATCAAGAAATGCGATAAGGCTGCAATTATATCAAGCAATGTTCATATTTGGGATGATAAAATTTCGGAGCTAAAAATAATAGGAAACATATTGAGTGAATCCATATgtgaaattaatttttttaacg tTATGAACGGGATTATTGATGCTACAGggaaaatgcaaaaaatcaGTTCCGAATTGAGTAAATATTCAAACTTCTTTTTCAAGAATATAGAACTGAACAAAGTAAACATTTTGCAAATATCAAAAGAGATACTAGCCATCAAATTTACTGTTTCAATTACCTTAAGTTTGAAAAACCAg CTATTGCTGAAATGTGAAGCAAGACCTTTAATAATAGAAGTAGGGCATGAGGTTTACGTCAGTTTAAATAAGTTATCCGTTGAATTTGACATAAGAGCAAAAGCTTTGAAGGATGGCATTTCTCAGCATTTA ATATATGGAATACCTATCTTTTTAAGCAGCCCATTGTTACAAgaacaaaatttaatttcGCTAAGTTCTTTATCAAAAGAGCTatatgaaaat GAACAAGTACTAATACTAAGATCTAATATAAATCCGACGGACCTAACAAtgca CGAAAAAGAAGTTCGATTCTTGTGGGTAGGAACTCCTATGATTAAGGAGGAGAAGACAATAGCCTTATGTTTGCAC GGATTAGCAACACAAGAAACTTATTCGCTCACTATAGAAGAGTGTTCCATggataatgaaaaaacaattGATATGATAGAGGACACTACACTGAAGGAAATGCTCCATTTCCTAATTCTGATTGAAGAATTTAACCCAtta CATTATAGTAATGAAAGGTTAAATTATTCTTCCAAATTCTCACGCAACTCGTTGATAGAGTATATAAACaagggaaaaaaatttaaaatcag gaaaaataaattaacccttttaaaaaacttaACTGGTGATAGTGCTAACACGAAAAAGGAGGGAACAATGTTATTAGCAAAAAAGAGTGATAATATTTATCGAAAAGACgacttcaaaaaaaaaaaaaaaattattgatcCAAGATCTCTCCTTTTAGCTAATATGAATAAagcttttcaaaaaaatattatataa
- the PmUG01_12016000 gene encoding conserved Plasmodium protein, unknown function, whose translation MEDNKAESPNKRRENAKFSKFVTSLSFMKKNIEGKDENVKKKIKYSNDDHLWILKDYEDQVNAFLKNKSSQKNKNNVSLNCLGRKTYNNYNNYVNLYNIEIKKFINSVKKNKPIHSLRE comes from the coding sequence atggAAGATAACAAAGCTGAGTCACCAAATAAAAGAAGGGAAAATGcgaaattttcaaaattcgTTACCTCTTTAagttttatgaaaaaaaatatagaaggGAAAGACGAgaatgtaaaaaagaaaataaaatattcaaatgaTGATCATTTATGGATTCTTAAGGATTATGAAGATCAAGTTAAtgcctttttaaaaaataaatcatcacaaaaaaataaaaataatgtttctTTAAATTGTTTAGGAAggaaaacatataataattacaataattatgtaaatttgtACAATATAGAAATTAAGAAATTCATTAATtccgtaaaaaaaaataagcccATTCATTCATTGAGAGAATAG
- the PmUG01_12016100 gene encoding E1-E2 ATPase, putative translates to MNKEITKILFPYDVKFFKGIFDKYMQNEDYSKDLKIIHSSGNLMKEIISKENGLNFYLDENNDESFLKECKLPFFKKLLKYMDVKEEKERVKREEKMEKDMETDEHGHILQNKKNQKDENNRYDKRVSNRRKAFRAYFVFNKKINIINSYRIYSYCSNIIQSLPSLTYLSVIKIYLTNYPLKIFLSCVYFYTFVTYVCDRNNLIEFLESLFCSIIVTIGCLTLTAVHYVKENRIISLMSRINDFKESYICRNFIKNSARDEMEVSKFVSKKTHEMKKYSKYFFLKSVLNRINSELYDYECLKDSNKLNYMKDTFKENPLTQYSPVNSKEEYLVQTMEEGDRSKKGAAKREEENRRSSISSSSTKAREMLMGSGVPEKIVSEGIYVDGEKKVNGGESMQMGINTNETDIEPKGNEKEKKKKKLNLEYCSGIDDTEKVCKHGEDKSTINNIRKDKKYDHMMVEVEKNKNIIDYIIFENNIYLINGKNILVGDIIYLFKGDIIPADGILIKGNNLIVDESNIVNSGKKEKKKKIRLDEYIYEIERSRKRRITVNELKKKNFNYFETLNLKVKMQLKRFSNPKNSKKGDLSVLGQQMITEQQHENDVRNSLGDKDKSSSRGEERQEKKLGEIKSRQFWGEKGDNLCHEALENGNIYRGSVGESAAGQIVGGISPSQIYMNENCGKLCEYSPLLLSESVVTDGMGIMIATCVSKNKQMFNNTIKNSEEDTKLEVLINSYSKNVVILLTFYCSLCILFVFIHFLINLIENDMQTFAYNLLMFLLNAIMLEILKYLLLSIDQMPLLLQNCIALNSSQIMKENFIIKKKNTFEKILHTNTIFIDIQRYIKYQCIYFYYNTEFTFATDGDIVTSSIVEEDNIRVFNKIGENENVRSSLFFVLLIQGILTTSNLYQYNENNLPVDLSLLTFLKRLEINIDDYFIKRKNIIRIISSGQDYIISFVLSKKPFLSDKKLSLQVSNVSLNRGEEQAYVLRIFVRGPANLVLPKCSQYVNGDRLVRNVDKLREKTEKVNRRDHELVLCVAYKEILLKEKEKESLFLCEDDNDLTFDNKEMQMYVKDSYLRYMNMNDFTCVSILAFERKLSKHFYFDYKMLEANDMTVKLFTNDNLIKTKKLFCNFPNFFQNFILYNAKKKKGMDGEGPIMPDGNAYGINEEDKKKKKNLEDIYIDNFGGSSGNGQDNGYGNGNGTYNGGYQKEGDNLHGYKLNTKWEETTVRLNKCKSEILNLKQYEEGITMNLLNQNERKEKEDYFILQHNVFYNCSSKELENLLYVSKYYGQNAVVTNQSNFVNDDRICSLLVCDNRSKDADKAKSDIIILNKSLYYYIKLKCFSRCMLMNIRLFIEYNITLYMCLVLFSIVSTFVNGLEFLSAIQILYIYLIKNVIFHYISCYRKSLYSIGGNKLKKISYDFFSEKDMNNMISSILSKFTILLIVFLFGHLFIPESKWEFVKDEVREQFAFCEFSFFTDKHNSNYFHTIRSSIRFKKNLENIRILNIIDVKKDYRTMEEWDNHISPSRHSTILFNLFFLFFFFSYIHIYMKTFLCEISLYFDKFKENQRGKYKHLHLIQNEGKMEIEKKRLSQQIYSLKKELKEEREKGLKRMTPNSGDLNKGFVETKDQANYSLSSEKKENNPKNSSTQNSDTQNKHSAVNLINQLSTKHILTDKDIRRMLINCINQNYVSFLIFLFLLLLHITVIQSGSFFFNFHVKGLTLIQWIICFVFCALDMVLYLIISRLSLFKLSCKSFKNFQHLYEPRERSVFDTLQEYKTSYISQRYKYDLKVTRKSWI, encoded by the exons ATGAATAaggaaattacaaaaattctATTTCCCTATGATGTAAAATTCTTCAAGGGTATATTTGACAAGTATATGCAAAATGAAGACTACAGCAAAGACTTGAAAATTATTCACAGTTCAGGTAATTTaatgaaagaaataattaGTAAGGAGAACGGGCTAAATTTTTACTTAGATGAGAATAACGATGaaagttttttaaaagaatgtaagttaccattttttaaaaaattactcaAGTATATGGATGTAAAAGAAGAGAAGGAGAGAGTAAagagagaagaaaaaatggagAAGGATATGGAAACAGATGAACATGGtcatattttacaaaataaaaagaatcaaaaggatgaaaataatagatATGATAAGAGGGTGAGTAACAGAAGAAAAGCATTTCGAGCTTACTTTGtgtttaataagaaaattaatataataaatagttACAGGATATATAGCTATTGCTCAAATATCATTCAGTCATTACCTTCTCTCACCTATTTGTctgttattaaaatatatttgacaAACTACcccttaaaaatatttttgtcttGTGTCTACTTTTACACCTTCGTTACTTACGTGTGTGATAGGAACAACTTGATAG aatttcTGGAATCCCTCTTCTGCTCGATAATTGTCACGATCGGCTGCTTGACACTAACAGCGGTGCACTACGTGAAAGAGAATCGAATAATTTCATTGATGTCTAGAATAAACGATTTCAAGGAGagttatatatgtagaaatttcataaaaaattctGCAAGGGATGAAATGGAGGTCTCTAAGTTTGTAAGTAAGAAAACACATGAGATGAAGAAATactcaaaatatttttttttgaaaagtgtattaaatagaataaaCTCAGAATTATATGATTATGAATGTTTAAAGGATTCTAACAAATTGAACTATATGAAAGATACCTTTAAAGAAAACCCCCTTACTCAATATTCCCCGGTCAACTCGAAAGAGGAGTACTTAGTTCAAACGATGGAGGAAGGAGATCGCTCTAAAAAGGGGGCAGCAAAACGAGAGGAAGAAAATAGAAGAAGTAGTAttagcagtagtagtactAAGGCTCGAGAAATGCTCATGGGAAGTGGGGTTCCTGAAAAGATCGTCTCAGAaggtatatatgtagatggtgaaaaaaaggtaaatggAGGAGAAAGCATGCAAATGGGTATAAATACAAACGAAACAGATATAGAACCaaaaggaaatgaaaaagaaaaaaaaaaaaaaaaattaaacttaGAATATTGTAGTGGCATAGATGATACAGAAAAAGTATGCAAACATGGGGAGGATAAAAGCACAATAAATAACATAagaaaggataaaaaatatgaccATATGATGGTCGAAGttgaaaagaacaaaaatataattgattacataatttttgaaaataatatttatttaattaatggAAAGAATATACTAGTTGGggacattatttatttattcaaagGAGATATTATACCAGCAGACGGTATACTCATAAAAGGTAACAATCTGATTGTAGATGAATCAAATATAGTAAATTCaggtaaaaaagaaaagaaaaaaaaaattagactagatgaatatatatatgaaatagaGCGAtcaagaaaaagaagaataacTGTTAACgaattgaagaaaaaaaattttaattattttgaaaCTCTTAATTTAAAAGTCAAGATGCAACTAAAAAGGTTTAGCAATCCGAAGAATTCTAAAAAGGGAGATTTGTCTGTACTAGGTCAACAAATGATCACAGAACAACAACATGAGAATGATGTGCGCAATAGTCTGGGGGATAAGGATAAATCGAGTTCAAGGGGGGAAGAAAGGCAAGAAAAGAAGCTAGGGGAGATTAAAAGCAGACAATTTTGGGGTGAAAAAGGGGACAATTTGTGCCATGAGGCGTTAGAAAATGGGAATATTTACAGGGGATCTGTTGGGGAAAGTGCAGCTGGACAAATTGTGGGTGGGATTAGCCCGAGTCAGATATATATGAACGAAAATTGCGGTAAGCTGTGCGAATATTCACCTTTGCTTTTATCCGAATCCGTGGTAACAGATGGTATGGGCATAATGATCGCTACTTGTGTAAGTAAAAACAAACAGATGTTTAACAatactattaaaaattcGGAAGAAGATACAAAATTAGAAGTATTAATAAACAGCTATTCAAAGAATGTTGTGatattattaactttttattgTTCTCTGTGTATACTTTTTGTATTCatacattttcttattaatctAATTGAGAACGATATGCAGACATTTGCATACAACTTGTTAATGTTTTTGCTGAACGCGATAATGTTagaaattttgaaatatctTTTACTTTCAATTGATCAAATGcctttattattacaaaactGTATAGCATTAAATTCAAGTCAaataatgaaagaaaattttataatcaaaaaaaaaaatacgttcgaaaaaattttacatactaatactatttttattgatatacagagatatataaaataccaatgtatttatttttattataatactgAATTTACTTTTGCTACTGATGGAGATATAGTAACATCTAGTATTGTAGAAGAAGATAACATAAGGgtgtttaataaaattggagaaaatgaaaatgttagGAGTAgtctcttttttgttttattaattcaaGGTATACTAACCACTAGCAATTTGTAtcaatataatgaaaataaccTACCAGTAGATTTATCTTTACTAACTTTTTTGAAACgtttagaaataaatatcgacgattattttataaaaagaaaaaatattatacgtATAATATCTAGTGGTCAAGATTACATAATTTCATTTGTTCTTTCGAAGAAGCCTTTTTTAAGTGACAAGAAGCTGTCCCTACAAGTAAGCAATGTGAGCCTTAACAGGGGGGAAGAACAGGCATACGTGTTGAGAATATTTGTGAGGGGACCCGCTAACCTCGTCTTGCCCAAGTGCAGTCAGTACGTGAACGGCGATCGGCTAGTCAG AAATGTGGATAAGCTAAGAGAAAAGACGGAGAAGGTTAACAGAAGAGACCACGAGCTAGTCCTCTGTGTTGCATATAAAGAAATACTCTTGAAGgagaaggaaaaagaaagtctttttttatgtgaGGATGATAACGATTTAACGTTTGATAATAAAGAAATGCAAATGTATGTGAAGGATAGTTACTTAAGGTACATGAATATGAACGATTTTACATGTGTGTCAATTTTAGCCTTTGAAAGAAAGCTAAGTAAGCATTTCTATTTTGATTATAAAATGTTAGAAGCAAATGATATGACTGTGAAATTGTTTACAAATGATAATTTgataaaaacgaaaaaactGTTTTGCAATTTTCcgaatttttttcaaaattttattttatataatgcaaaaaaaaaaaaaggtatggATGGAGAAGGTCCCATTATGCCTGATGGGAATGCTTATGGCATTAACGaggaagataaaaaaaaaaaaaaaaatttagaagatatatatatagacaaTTTCGGTGGTAGTAGTGGTAATGGTCAAGACAATGGATATGGTAATGGCAATGGTACTTATAACGGAGGTTACCAAAAGGAAGGAGACAATTTGCATGGTTATAAGTTGAACACAAAATGGGAGGAAACCACCGTTCGACTTAATAAATGCAAAAGTGAGATTTTAAACCTGAAGCAATATGAAGAAGGTATTACAATGAATCTATTGAatcaaaatgaaagaaaagaaaaagaggattattttattttgcagCACAACGTTTTCTATAACTGTTCTAGTAAAGAATTGGagaatttattatatgtttctAAATATTATGGGCAGAATGCAGTAGTAACAAATCAAAGCAATTTCGTTAATGATGATCGTATATGTAGTTTACTAGTTTGTGATAATAGAAGTAAAGATGCAGATAAAGCAAAAAgtgatataataattttaaataaaagcttatattattatataaaactaaAATGCTTTTCCAGGTGTATGTTAATGAATATTCGATTATTCattgaatataatataactttATACATGTGTcttgttcttttttctatCGTTTCAACATTTGTAAATGGATTGGAATTTTTAAGTGctatacaaatattatacatatatttaataaaaaatgtaatattccATTATATATCTTGTTATCGAAAAAGTTTATATAGCATAGGaggaaataaattaaaaaaaatttcatatgaCTTTTTTAGTGAAAAAGATATGAACAATATGATATCATCAATTTTGTCTAAATTTACAATTCTTttaatagtttttttatttggacATTTGTTTATACCTGAATCGAAATGGGAATTTGTCAAAGATGAAGTGAGAGAACAATTCGCGTTCTGTGAATTTTCATTCTTTACAGATAAACATAATTCTAATTACTTCCATACGATTAGATCAAGTATtcgttttaaaaaaaatttagaaaatataagaattCTTAATATAATTGATGTTAAGAAGGATTATAGGACAATGGAGGAATGGGATAATCACATTAGCCCAAGTAGACATAGCACTATTCTGTTTAAtctgtttttcctttttttctttttttcatacattcatatttatatgaaaactTTTTTGTGCGAAATAAGTTTGTATTTCGATAAATTTAAGGAAAACCAAAGGGGAAAATATAAGCATTTGCATTTGATTCAAAATGAGGGGAAAATGgagatagaaaaaaaaagattgtCTCAACAGATTTACAGTTTAAAgaaagaattaaaagaagaaagggAAAAAGGTCTAAAACGTATGACACCAAATTCAGGGGATTTAAACAAAGGTTTTGTTGAAACAAAGGACCAGGCAAATTATTCTCTTAGTtctgaaaaaaaggaaaacaatCCGAAGAATAGCAGTACTCAAAACAGTGATACACAAAACAAGCACTCCGcagtaaatttaataaatcagTTGAGCACAAAACATATTCTAACTGATAAGGATATAAGAAGAATGTTAATTAATTGTATCAATCAAAATTATGTTagttttcttattttcctctttctattattactacACATTACAGTCATTCAGAGtggttcatttttttttaatttccacGTAAAAGGATTAACACTAATTCAGTGGATTATCTGCTTTGTCTTTTGTGCCTTAGATATGGTCCTTTATCTAATTATATCCCGACTCAGTCTTTTCAAGTTATCCTGCAAATCGTTTAAGAATTTTCAACATTTGTATGAACCGCGGGAGAGAAGCGT gtTCGACACGCTGCAAGAGTACAAAACAAGTTACATATCCCAGAGATACAAATACGACCTCAAAGT aacGCGAAAGAGCTGGATATAA
- the WDR16 gene encoding WD repeat-containing protein 16, putative, translating into MEKELAVESFIGFNGNITNNLILIRQHKEINERDYKEKLKCIEEEEFLENEKKKKLKSVYNLKNITINHNYYELKKEELKYNFFMIYAIGTNIIKEDIVNNNRTIFKSDEYKINKLYVDNNKKYICCCKESKLMSNIYIFDFENKKENIILSLHKFKTVDISISNDGKYLLSSGGEDDKCLILTQIENQKFIYKSSSDYPYTNISFFHQTNNFIIAKLNSIKICYYNFSTKRMNEVEVNTSIYKRQFVCLELKNNDEYAFLGTTTGDVLVVNIKSRVLEKIIPENYLFSNGINVVKILDDKTILTGSGDGYVSLIDIVEKKILRKTKIYGSVNSIEMRNESTIFISIYENIIYVMDINNGSYYVLLLIHNNYIRDLCFPMNYNYILYTCSHNSIMAWQFYDKKVIYLKNMNKGKFIYYDKKFLNIPTDKRKKLCKLNKMVEEKNSNAIENDKQSANLDNDKNLQNIENIGKINKKLTCHSIKISNDGKYVALSIHNNIYLLTSKYLKIVSLILNSHYDYCNTLTFYNEYDLITAGNNGDIKFWKFEKNKYINFNTINYHSSIINHIILYKDKHLCSCSEDGLIILYNIQESALVKKIIDINNTRYKQIALNRKFDILLCCGNNNIFMYYDLIKNDVSKNFYYSPFHNILSVDIDDRGKFFITGSDDHKLRLYEFKSCTCLYIGNAHNDVINKCLFTYDNHFIVSTSRDESIIYWKVPPEIKEFD; encoded by the exons ATGGAAAAGGAACTAGCAGTAGAATCATTTATCGGGTTCAACggtaatataacaaataaccTAATTCTAATAAGACAacataaagaaataaatgaaagggattataaagaaaaattaaaatgcatagaagaagaagaatttttagaaaatgaaaaaaaaaaaaaattaaaaagtgtttataatttaaaaaatattaccatTAATCATAATTACTATGAActgaaaaaagaagaattaaaatataatttttttatgatctATGCTATTGGtactaatataataaaagaagacattgtaaataataatagaacaatttttaaaagtgatgaatataaaataaataaattatatgttgataacaacaaaaaatatatttgctgTTGCAAAGAGAGTAAACTGATGtctaatatttatatattcgattttgaaaataaaaaagaaaatatcattttatctttacataaatttaaaacagTGGATATTTCTATAAGTAATGATGGGAAATACCTTCTCTCATCCGGAGGAGAAGACGACAAATGCTTAATATTAACTCAAATAGAAAaccaaaaatttatatataagtcCTCTTCTGACTATCCATATActaatatttcctttttccatcaaactaataatttcataatag CTAAACTTAACAGCATCAAAATATGCTACTACAATTTTTCGACAAAGCGAATGAACGAAGTAGAAGTAAATACATCCATTTACAAAAGGCAGTTTGTGTGCTTAGAACTGAAAAACAACGATGAGTATGCCTTTTTAGGGACGACGACGG GTGATGTACTAGTAGTAAATATAAAGTCTAGGGTTCtcgaaaaaattataccaGAGAATTACTTATTCAGTAATGGGATAAACGTAGTAAAGATCCTGGACGACAAAACGATCTTGACAG GAAGTGGAGATGGATATGTGAGCCTAATAGACATTgtggaaaagaaaattttaaggaAAACAAAGATATATGGATCTGTAAATTCAATTGAAATGAGAAATGAATCCACAATATTTATCAGTATTTATGAAAACATTATTTACGTAATGGATATAAACAATGGTagttattatgtattattgcTAATTcacaataattatatacgtGATCTATGCTTTCCtatgaattataattatatactgTATACATGCAGCCATAATAGTATAATGGCATGGCAATTCTATGATAAGAAagttatatacttaaaaaatatgaacaaggGCAAATTCATCTATTATGATAAGAAGTTCTTGAATATACCAACagataaaagaaagaaaCTATGTAAGCTTAATAAAATggttgaagaaaaaaatagtaatgcTATTGAAAATGATAAACAAAGTGCCAATTTagataatgataaaaatctacaaaatatagaaaacataggcaaaataaataagaagtTAACCTGTcatagtataaaaatatcaaatgATGGAAAATATGTAGCTCTATCTATACATAAcaatatttacttattaacatcgaaatatttgaaaattgtTTCTCTTATTTTAAATTCTCATTATGACTATTGCAATactttaactttttataatgaatatgATTTAATAACTGCCGGAAATAATGGAGATATCAAATTTTGGAAATtcgaaaaaaacaaatatattaattttaatacaatTAATTATCACTCATCCATAATTAATCATATTATTCTCTACAAGGATAAACAT ctCTGTAGCTGCAGCGAAGACGGGCTTATAatcttatataatattcaagAAAGTGCACTAGTTAAAAAGataatagatataaataatacaagaTATAAACAAATTGCTCTGAATAGAAAATTTGACATCCTATTATGTTGTGgaaacaataatatttttatgtattatgatttaattaaaaatgatgttagtaagaatttttattattccccATTTCACAATATCCTCTCTGTTGATATTGATGACAGGGGCAAGTTCTTCATAACAG GTTCTGACGATCACAAGTTGAGATTGTACGAATTTAAAAGCTGCACTTGCCTATACATAG GAAATGCCCATAACGATGTTATAAACAAATGCCTATTTACATATGACAATCACTTTATCGTTTCGACTTCAAGAGATGaaa GTATAATATACTGGAAAGTGCCCCCCGAAATAAAGGAATTCGACTGA